From Orcinus orca chromosome 3, mOrcOrc1.1, whole genome shotgun sequence, a single genomic window includes:
- the RPS15 gene encoding 40S ribosomal protein S15 isoform X2 has protein sequence MAEVEQKKKRTFRKFTYRGVDLDQLLDMSYEQLMQLYSARQRRRLNRGLRRKQHSLLKRLRKAKKEAPPMEKPEVVKTHLRDMIILPEMVGSMVGVYNGKTFNQVEIKPEMIGHYLGEFSITYKPVKHGRPGIGATHSSRFIPLK, from the exons ATG GCGGAAGTGGAGCAGAAGAAGAAGCGGACCTTCCGCAAGTTCACCTACCGCGGCGTGGACCTCGACCAGCTGCTGGACATGTCCTA TGAGCAGCTGATGCAGCTGTACAGCgcgcggcagcggcggcggctgaACCGCGGCCTCCGGAGGAAGCAGCACTCGCTGCTGAAGCGGCTGCGCAAGGCCAAGAAGGAGGCGCCGCCCATGGAGAAGCCGGAGGTGGTGAAGACGCACCTGCGCGACATGATCATCCTGCCCGAGATGGTGGGCAGCATGGTGGGCGTCTACAATGGCAAGACTTTCAACCAGGTGGAAATCAAG CCTGAGATGATCGGCCACTACCTAGGCGAGTTCTCCATCACCTACAAGCCTGTGAAGCACGGCCGGCCCGGCATTGGGGCCACCCACTCCTCCCGCTTCATCCCCCTTAAGTAG
- the RPS15 gene encoding 40S ribosomal protein S15 isoform X1 yields MVSVTAEVEQKKKRTFRKFTYRGVDLDQLLDMSYEQLMQLYSARQRRRLNRGLRRKQHSLLKRLRKAKKEAPPMEKPEVVKTHLRDMIILPEMVGSMVGVYNGKTFNQVEIKPEMIGHYLGEFSITYKPVKHGRPGIGATHSSRFIPLK; encoded by the exons ATGGTGAGTGTCACG GCGGAAGTGGAGCAGAAGAAGAAGCGGACCTTCCGCAAGTTCACCTACCGCGGCGTGGACCTCGACCAGCTGCTGGACATGTCCTA TGAGCAGCTGATGCAGCTGTACAGCgcgcggcagcggcggcggctgaACCGCGGCCTCCGGAGGAAGCAGCACTCGCTGCTGAAGCGGCTGCGCAAGGCCAAGAAGGAGGCGCCGCCCATGGAGAAGCCGGAGGTGGTGAAGACGCACCTGCGCGACATGATCATCCTGCCCGAGATGGTGGGCAGCATGGTGGGCGTCTACAATGGCAAGACTTTCAACCAGGTGGAAATCAAG CCTGAGATGATCGGCCACTACCTAGGCGAGTTCTCCATCACCTACAAGCCTGTGAAGCACGGCCGGCCCGGCATTGGGGCCACCCACTCCTCCCGCTTCATCCCCCTTAAGTAG